From a region of the Acidobacteriota bacterium genome:
- a CDS encoding S9 family peptidase — MRKPLFIVLAVLILTMSAVSEQAAKPVRLLDLDTFMEMESVGSPLISPDGRHILFTRSFVDKMSDQRRSNLWIVDPDGRRVRELTHGDWRDFAPVWSPDGKRIAFLSDRDKSVQIHVLWLDTRDVAQLTRLERAPQNIAWSPDGKQLAFTYFLPDETSILPVKLPKRPSGAKWADPAIVVDRLTWQSDGRGYLPRGNNQIFTIDAVLGGTPRQITSGDYSHGSPEWSGDGRTIFFSAIRKPDAEYLRGDTEIYAVDLKSLEIRTLTDRKGPDGNPMVSPDGKWIAYTGYDDRDYTSHLSSLYLMDSGGGRKKMLAGDLPSSPRNIFWAFDGSGLYYLMAERGESNLYFVALDGRKSKITQGVHVIQALSLARDGRAAAVVTDFHNPGTLVTFTLNRPRDFRTLVDVNTDVLDGIQLGRVQELLFKAPDGLESQGWLIKPADFDPEKKYPMLLYIHGGPWSMYNVGFNWAWQNFAANGYAVLYTNPRGSTGYGQDFVNGIQYSYPGKDYDDLMAGVDAALALGFIDKDNLFVCGGSGGGVLTAWIVGHTDRFRAAVSMRPVINWHSFVGTTDGPNWYRQFRKFPWEDPMEYAVRSPLHYVGNVKTPTMVMTGEADLRTPMTQSEEYYRALKMLKVDTLLVRMPEEYHGWRRPSHQLLQQLYLQAWFEKYRVGKSATVETR, encoded by the coding sequence ATGAGAAAACCGTTATTCATCGTTTTGGCTGTTCTAATCCTGACGATGTCCGCTGTGTCCGAACAGGCGGCCAAACCCGTCCGTCTTCTGGACCTGGACACATTCATGGAAATGGAATCCGTCGGCAGCCCTCTGATTTCTCCCGACGGTCGCCACATCCTGTTCACCCGAAGCTTCGTCGACAAAATGAGCGACCAGAGGCGGAGCAATCTCTGGATCGTCGATCCCGACGGCCGGAGAGTCCGGGAATTGACTCACGGAGACTGGCGGGATTTCGCGCCGGTCTGGTCTCCGGACGGAAAGAGGATCGCCTTCCTGTCCGATCGCGATAAATCCGTCCAGATCCATGTTCTCTGGTTGGACACGCGCGATGTGGCCCAGCTCACACGCCTCGAAAGAGCCCCTCAGAACATCGCCTGGTCGCCCGACGGCAAACAGCTCGCTTTCACTTATTTCCTGCCTGACGAAACATCGATCCTGCCCGTGAAGCTTCCCAAGCGGCCGTCAGGCGCCAAATGGGCCGATCCCGCAATCGTCGTGGACCGCCTGACCTGGCAGAGCGACGGCCGGGGTTATCTGCCCAGGGGAAACAACCAAATTTTCACGATCGACGCCGTCCTCGGCGGAACGCCGCGACAAATCACGTCGGGTGACTATTCCCACGGATCCCCCGAATGGTCGGGAGACGGGCGGACGATCTTTTTTTCGGCCATTCGCAAGCCGGACGCCGAATATCTTCGCGGCGACACCGAAATCTACGCCGTGGATCTCAAATCCCTCGAAATCCGCACCCTCACCGACCGCAAGGGCCCGGACGGTAATCCGATGGTCTCTCCCGACGGAAAATGGATCGCCTACACCGGTTACGACGACCGCGACTACACGAGCCACCTTTCGAGCCTTTATCTCATGGATTCCGGCGGAGGACGGAAGAAGATGCTGGCCGGCGATCTGCCCAGTTCGCCGCGAAACATCTTCTGGGCCTTTGACGGCTCAGGCCTCTATTACCTCATGGCCGAGAGAGGGGAGTCCAACCTCTATTTTGTGGCGCTCGACGGCCGGAAATCGAAAATCACCCAGGGCGTCCACGTCATCCAGGCCCTTTCTCTGGCCCGGGACGGCCGGGCCGCGGCCGTCGTGACGGATTTCCATAATCCGGGCACTCTGGTGACATTCACCCTGAACCGCCCCCGCGACTTCCGGACGCTCGTCGATGTCAACACCGATGTTCTGGACGGAATCCAACTGGGCCGGGTCCAGGAGCTTCTTTTCAAGGCACCGGACGGTCTCGAAAGCCAGGGCTGGCTCATCAAGCCCGCCGACTTCGACCCCGAAAAGAAATATCCGATGCTTCTCTATATTCACGGCGGACCCTGGTCGATGTACAACGTGGGCTTCAACTGGGCCTGGCAGAATTTCGCCGCCAACGGTTATGCCGTCCTTTATACGAACCCCCGGGGCAGCACGGGCTACGGACAGGATTTCGTGAACGGCATTCAGTATTCCTACCCGGGAAAGGACTATGATGATCTCATGGCCGGGGTCGACGCCGCCCTGGCGCTGGGCTTCATCGATAAGGACAATCTCTTCGTCTGCGGCGGAAGCGGCGGAGGCGTGCTGACGGCCTGGATCGTCGGCCACACCGACCGTTTCCGCGCGGCCGTCTCCATGCGGCCGGTCATCAACTGGCATTCCTTCGTCGGGACGACGGACGGACCCAACTGGTATCGCCAGTTCCGAAAATTCCCCTGGGAAGATCCCATGGAATACGCCGTCCGTTCGCCCCTTCATTACGTCGGGAACGTCAAAACCCCGACCATGGTCATGACCGGGGAGGCCGACCTGAGAACCCCCATGACCCAGAGCGAGGAATATTACCGGGCGCTCAAGATGCTGAAGGTGGATACGCTTCTTGTCCGCATGCCCGAGGAATATCACGGCTGGCGTCGCCCGTCCCACCAGCTCCTTCAGCAGCTCTATCTTCAGGCCTGGTTCGAAAAATACCGGGTCGGTAAAAGCGCTACGGTAGAGACGCGTTAA